In bacterium, one genomic interval encodes:
- a CDS encoding tyrosine--tRNA ligase yields the protein MTATSFEPWVESEFDRQWKLISRGAVDLLPLDEFHLKLKRAIAEKRPLRVKQGFDPTSPDIHLGHTVGIRKLKTLQDLGHQIVLIVGDYTASVGDPSGRNSTRPQLSYAEILKNAETYEQQFFRILDKSKTEVRFNGEWFKKMEFLEVMKLAAQYTVARLLERDDFTKRFKANEPISVHELLYPLMQAYDSVAIRSDVELGGTEQKFNLLAGRVIQEAYGVEPQCILTLPLLVGTDGIQKMSKSLGNYVGITDTPKEIFGKVMSIPDALIYDYFELASDVDLQRLAEIKTLLADKTTNPMLLKKELGERLVEMYHPSGSGKAARDEFERIFSQKQLPDQIEQISRTELEKHGITGETPLLVAILTAAGQTKSNGEGRRLIEGGGVHIGDLKITDPNFAFDFNKELAQGEVILKVGKRRFLKITR from the coding sequence TTGACCGCCACATCGTTTGAACCCTGGGTTGAGTCCGAATTCGATCGGCAATGGAAGCTGATTTCCCGCGGAGCAGTCGACCTCCTACCCCTGGACGAATTTCACCTCAAACTCAAGCGCGCTATCGCCGAAAAACGCCCCCTCCGCGTCAAGCAAGGCTTTGACCCGACCTCACCCGATATCCACCTTGGTCATACTGTCGGTATCCGCAAACTCAAAACTTTGCAGGATCTTGGGCACCAGATCGTCCTGATCGTCGGCGATTATACCGCCTCTGTCGGCGACCCGTCCGGCCGCAATTCGACTCGCCCACAACTGAGCTACGCCGAAATTCTCAAAAACGCCGAGACGTACGAACAACAGTTCTTCCGGATACTCGACAAATCTAAAACCGAGGTCCGCTTTAACGGCGAGTGGTTCAAAAAGATGGAGTTCCTTGAAGTCATGAAGTTAGCCGCGCAATACACTGTGGCCCGGCTACTTGAGCGCGATGACTTCACGAAACGCTTTAAGGCGAACGAACCGATCTCCGTGCACGAACTGCTCTATCCGCTTATGCAGGCGTATGACTCGGTCGCCATCCGCTCCGATGTCGAACTCGGCGGTACCGAACAGAAATTCAACCTTCTGGCCGGTCGTGTCATTCAGGAAGCCTACGGTGTCGAACCCCAGTGCATCCTCACCCTGCCGCTCCTGGTCGGAACCGACGGCATACAGAAAATGTCGAAATCGCTCGGCAACTATGTCGGCATCACCGACACTCCAAAAGAGATCTTCGGCAAGGTCATGTCCATTCCCGATGCCTTGATCTACGACTACTTCGAACTGGCTTCTGATGTAGACTTGCAACGATTGGCCGAGATAAAAACGCTTTTGGCAGACAAGACGACCAATCCGATGTTACTGAAAAAAGAACTCGGCGAACGTCTGGTCGAAATGTACCATCCCTCCGGTTCCGGTAAAGCCGCCCGCGACGAGTTCGAGCGCATCTTCTCGCAAAAGCAGTTGCCTGACCAGATCGAGCAGATCAGCCGTACAGAGCTTGAAAAGCACGGCATAACGGGGGAGACCCCACTTCTGGTCGCCATCCTTACCGCGGCAGGGCAGACCAAGTCGAATGGTGAGGGGCGCCGCCTTATCGAAGGTGGCGGTGTGCATATCGGCGACCTCAAGATCACTGACCCAAATTTCGCCTTTGATTTCAATAAGGAACTCGCCCAGGGGGAAGTGATTCTTAAGGTCGGAAAACGACGGTTCCTGAAGATCACCCGCTAG
- a CDS encoding PBP1A family penicillin-binding protein has translation MAWFPQIDLHSATMQRRIRNILVVVAGILMILFVLLVAKTYDVYQSELPSFEQLHNIEPSLSTRVYDRNGVLLKEFYSENRALTPFADMPKPLIDMLLASEDQQYYNHWGINLRRVAIVAFTNILHLEIKAGASTITQQLSRMLFLNQRQTLERKIKEALTAIKLERTYSKEEILEMYLNQYYFSRGAYGIAAAAHLFFNKPVSQLNVEECAVIIGLLKGPNINSPFNNPDKALKARNRVLYSYYEEGHIDRVTFDSLKEEPIKTALPTENEGIAPYFTETIRQYILNKYGETILYNGGLKVYTSLDAGLQRVADHAISKKIDELREEIRKERGTKHPDYTIAVTDSVTGKTTRVPKLVQGAFVAIDNENGDVISLVGGRSFRESEYNRAVQALRQPGSSFKPFVYTACIDNGYKPTDIVDDNPLVLNIPGAGEWRPHNYDSKFLGPITIRDALRQSRNLASIRLLLDVGPEQAIFYAKRMGITSPLQAVPSLAIGVSEVKVIELTSAISTFPNKGIHIPYRIVHRIVDRYGKILEDNTAVQKEEALSSQTAYIMTNMLQSVVDAGTAVRARAMGFSRPAAGKTGTSDNFCDNWFVGFTPQITAGVWVGFDDKTSLGQSEDGGRNAVPVWTEYMLAAHDSLPIMEFEEPEGIVHLDICPESGELATHRCPNVRSEVFREDNQPTEECHLHPARGYRFGEPDRRKKDDRSHF, from the coding sequence ATGGCTTGGTTCCCCCAGATCGATCTTCATTCCGCAACGATGCAGCGACGGATCCGGAATATACTGGTAGTGGTTGCCGGTATCCTGATGATCCTGTTTGTGCTATTAGTGGCGAAGACATACGACGTCTACCAATCTGAACTTCCGTCATTCGAGCAACTCCACAATATAGAGCCGAGTCTTTCGACGCGGGTGTACGACCGGAATGGTGTGCTGCTCAAGGAGTTCTATTCGGAGAATCGGGCATTGACGCCGTTTGCGGACATGCCAAAGCCGTTGATCGATATGTTGCTGGCCTCGGAAGACCAGCAATATTATAACCACTGGGGGATCAATCTGAGGCGAGTGGCGATAGTCGCGTTCACCAATATTCTGCATCTTGAGATCAAGGCGGGGGCATCAACGATAACGCAGCAGTTGTCGCGGATGCTATTCCTGAACCAGCGCCAGACGCTCGAGCGCAAGATCAAGGAAGCGCTCACGGCGATCAAGCTAGAACGGACCTATTCGAAGGAAGAGATACTGGAGATGTATCTCAACCAGTACTATTTCAGCAGGGGGGCGTATGGGATCGCGGCGGCGGCACATCTGTTTTTCAACAAGCCGGTATCGCAACTGAATGTCGAAGAGTGTGCGGTGATCATCGGATTGCTGAAGGGTCCGAATATCAATTCGCCGTTCAACAATCCGGACAAGGCGCTCAAGGCGCGGAATCGCGTTCTATATAGTTATTACGAAGAGGGGCATATCGACCGAGTGACTTTTGACAGCCTCAAAGAGGAGCCGATCAAAACCGCTCTGCCGACAGAAAACGAAGGTATTGCTCCCTATTTCACCGAGACGATTCGCCAGTATATCCTGAACAAGTATGGCGAGACGATCCTCTACAATGGTGGTTTGAAGGTATACACTTCGCTCGATGCAGGCCTTCAGCGCGTGGCGGATCATGCGATTTCCAAGAAGATAGATGAACTTCGCGAAGAGATCCGCAAAGAACGCGGGACAAAACATCCGGACTATACGATAGCGGTGACAGACAGTGTCACGGGCAAGACAACGCGAGTGCCGAAGTTGGTGCAGGGGGCGTTTGTTGCGATTGACAATGAGAATGGGGATGTGATCTCATTGGTGGGTGGGCGGTCGTTCCGGGAGTCGGAATATAATCGCGCGGTGCAGGCGCTCAGACAACCGGGGTCATCATTCAAGCCGTTTGTGTATACGGCGTGCATTGACAACGGGTATAAGCCGACGGATATCGTGGATGATAATCCTCTGGTGTTGAACATACCGGGCGCCGGTGAATGGCGTCCGCACAACTATGACAGCAAGTTCCTTGGGCCGATCACGATCCGGGATGCGTTGCGGCAGTCGCGCAACCTGGCGAGTATTCGGTTACTTCTGGATGTAGGCCCGGAGCAGGCGATCTTCTATGCCAAGCGGATGGGGATCACTTCGCCGCTTCAGGCTGTCCCTTCCCTGGCGATCGGCGTGAGCGAAGTCAAAGTCATCGAGCTGACCTCGGCGATCTCGACGTTCCCGAACAAGGGGATACATATCCCCTATCGCATAGTCCACCGGATAGTGGACCGATACGGGAAAATACTTGAGGACAATACGGCGGTGCAGAAAGAGGAAGCGCTGTCGTCGCAAACCGCCTATATCATGACGAATATGCTGCAGTCTGTGGTGGATGCCGGGACGGCGGTACGTGCTCGCGCGATGGGCTTCAGCCGGCCAGCGGCGGGGAAAACGGGGACCTCGGACAATTTCTGCGACAACTGGTTTGTCGGGTTTACGCCACAGATAACGGCCGGAGTCTGGGTCGGGTTTGACGACAAAACTTCGCTCGGCCAGTCCGAAGATGGTGGTCGTAACGCGGTTCCGGTCTGGACCGAGTATATGCTGGCGGCGCATGATTCGCTGCCAATCATGGAATTCGAGGAGCCGGAAGGGATAGTGCATCTCGATATCTGCCCGGAATCCGGTGAGTTGGCAACGCACCGTTGCCCGAATGTCCGGAGCGAGGTATTCCGCGAGGATAACCAGCCGACAGAGGAATGCCATCTCCATCCGGCTCGCGGGTACCGGTTTGGGGAGCCGGACCGTCGAAAAAAGGACGACCGTTCTCATTTTTGA
- the pbpC gene encoding penicillin-binding protein 1C — protein sequence MYVQSDDRQLRIFRRADGHSVGKTMLAALTSVRSFARRRHRWFLWGAGILLILATLHWMIFPLPKENLSRPYGSFVYSRDNRLLNCFTASDRFWRKPVKLEEISPQLIDAVIATEDKWFRFHPGCNPISLLSAAYDNVTAGKFVRGGSTITMQIARMIEPKERTVFNKFIEIFRALQLELTYSKDELLEFYFNLAPYGGNIEGVGAASYLYFGKRPSELTLSEIAILTAIPASPNQFRPDANLENCRRRRDTVINRLLTDSVIDSVDAAQAKREEIPDTRVQPAVAAPHFCQLIARRYPERTELASTIDFKLQVVCEQLATGFQQSLREKAINNLSLVVLDSRTSELLAMVGSANFGDVAHQGQVNGAISPRSPGSALKPFVYGLAFDKGLISPGLRLEDLPVNYSGYMPVNYDGEYHGIVRADDALIQSLNVPAVNLASRVGVAQIYNLMKRGGISTLTRKHQEYGLPLVLGSCEVTLLELTNMYAMLARGGQYESVALLADHKSGPGERLLTSETTYLLAEILSELKRPDLPSSWEFTTDMPRVAWKTGTSYGRKDAWAIGYNPDFTIGVWAGNFTAEGSIAIVGAEIAAPLMLSIFDHLYTKRQAPWYARPDNVKVRSICATSGMTTTAACPSSVDESYIAGLSPTRQCDLHKKVLVDNRSGYRLCPHCSDGKKYTEKVIEQYSPKIATWLLRRGVISLLPQHDPSCTGASGGEDPVITSPEHGAVYMVQDNAPLEYQKILFEASVGSDAAEIHWFLDGELFATATDPDSRIFYTPKKGDHRLMCVDTQGRSASISFRVE from the coding sequence ATGTATGTACAATCCGATGATCGCCAGCTCCGCATCTTCCGGCGCGCTGACGGTCACTCGGTAGGGAAGACAATGCTGGCCGCGTTGACATCCGTCCGCTCGTTTGCGCGGCGACGACACCGATGGTTCCTCTGGGGAGCCGGTATCCTCCTGATACTGGCGACCCTCCATTGGATGATCTTTCCTCTGCCGAAAGAAAACCTCTCTCGGCCGTACGGTTCATTTGTCTACAGTCGTGACAATCGCCTGCTCAACTGTTTCACCGCCTCGGATCGCTTCTGGCGCAAACCGGTTAAGCTGGAGGAAATATCTCCGCAACTGATCGATGCCGTCATCGCGACCGAAGACAAATGGTTTCGCTTTCATCCGGGTTGTAATCCGATTTCGCTTTTGTCCGCCGCCTACGACAACGTCACCGCCGGAAAATTCGTTCGGGGCGGCTCCACCATCACCATGCAGATCGCACGGATGATTGAGCCGAAAGAACGAACCGTCTTTAACAAGTTCATCGAGATTTTCCGCGCCCTGCAACTTGAACTGACCTATTCCAAGGATGAACTACTTGAATTCTATTTCAACCTGGCTCCATATGGCGGCAACATTGAAGGTGTCGGAGCAGCCTCGTATCTCTACTTTGGAAAACGCCCGTCTGAACTGACCCTTTCCGAAATAGCCATCCTGACCGCCATTCCGGCTTCGCCCAATCAGTTCCGTCCGGATGCCAATCTCGAAAACTGTCGCCGTCGTCGCGACACCGTAATTAACCGCCTCCTCACCGATTCAGTCATCGACTCTGTCGATGCTGCCCAGGCCAAACGAGAGGAGATCCCCGACACGCGTGTGCAACCGGCTGTCGCCGCCCCGCACTTCTGTCAATTGATCGCGCGTCGCTATCCAGAACGAACCGAGCTCGCCTCCACCATCGATTTCAAACTGCAGGTAGTCTGCGAACAACTCGCCACCGGCTTCCAGCAATCCTTACGAGAAAAAGCGATCAACAATCTCTCGCTGGTGGTTCTGGACAGCCGCACCTCTGAACTGCTTGCCATGGTCGGCTCCGCAAACTTTGGAGATGTCGCGCACCAGGGTCAGGTAAATGGCGCCATCTCCCCGCGCTCTCCCGGCTCAGCCCTCAAACCCTTTGTCTACGGACTCGCTTTCGACAAAGGACTGATCTCTCCCGGACTCCGCCTCGAGGACCTCCCCGTAAACTACTCCGGCTATATGCCGGTCAATTATGATGGTGAATACCACGGCATTGTCCGGGCCGATGACGCCCTGATTCAATCCCTCAATGTCCCGGCGGTGAATCTTGCCTCGCGGGTTGGTGTTGCGCAGATCTACAATCTGATGAAACGCGGCGGGATCAGTACCCTCACTCGCAAACACCAGGAATACGGCCTCCCGTTGGTCCTTGGCTCATGTGAGGTCACCCTCCTTGAACTCACCAACATGTATGCCATGCTCGCTCGCGGTGGGCAATATGAGTCGGTCGCGCTTCTCGCCGACCACAAGTCCGGACCGGGGGAGAGACTCCTCACCTCCGAAACAACGTATCTTCTCGCCGAGATACTCTCCGAACTGAAGCGCCCTGACCTCCCATCAAGCTGGGAATTCACCACCGATATGCCCCGCGTTGCCTGGAAAACCGGAACCTCCTATGGCCGCAAAGACGCCTGGGCAATCGGCTACAATCCGGATTTCACCATCGGCGTCTGGGCCGGCAATTTCACCGCTGAGGGTTCCATCGCTATCGTTGGGGCAGAAATTGCCGCTCCCCTCATGCTCTCTATCTTCGATCACCTCTACACGAAACGGCAGGCCCCCTGGTATGCTCGTCCCGACAACGTGAAAGTACGTTCTATCTGCGCAACCTCGGGAATGACTACCACCGCCGCCTGTCCTTCCAGCGTCGACGAATCCTACATCGCCGGTCTTTCACCAACCCGTCAGTGCGACCTCCACAAGAAAGTCCTGGTCGATAACCGATCCGGCTATCGGCTCTGCCCGCATTGCTCCGATGGAAAGAAATACACCGAAAAGGTGATTGAACAATACTCCCCCAAGATCGCCACCTGGCTCCTTCGACGCGGAGTGATTTCGCTGTTGCCTCAACATGATCCTTCATGCACTGGCGCAAGCGGGGGAGAGGACCCGGTCATCACTTCGCCCGAACATGGCGCCGTCTACATGGTGCAGGATAACGCCCCGCTGGAATACCAGAAGATCCTCTTCGAGGCATCCGTCGGTTCCGATGCCGCCGAGATTCACTGGTTTCTCGATGGTGAGCTTTTTGCCACTGCCACCGATCCCGATTCGCGAATCTTTTATACCCCCAAGAAAGGGGACCACCGGCTGATGTGCGTTGACACACAGGGCCGCTCAGCCTCTATTTCTTTTCGCGTTGAATAA